A region of Pseudomonas marginalis DNA encodes the following proteins:
- a CDS encoding alpha-E domain-containing protein, whose product MLSRTAADLYWMSRYLERAENLARMLEVSYSLSLMPQAGRSDGLDELAMSLLSSGTLDSYLERHETLDAERMLHFFALDEENPASIYNCLRAARGNAHAVRGRITADMWENLNATWLEMRSIAAGGLARHGISHFCDWVKQRSHLFRGATSGTIMRNDAYRFIRLGTFVERADNTLRLLDARYEMFGEESEEVSDLSARGYYQWSALLRALSSFEAYTELYPNALNARSVSELLLLRSDVPRSLHACIEELSHILADLPGSYGRTAQRLAAEFEARLRYTGIDEILEDGLHSRLTEFIETVRELAGAVHSSYLEVV is encoded by the coding sequence ATGTTGAGTAGAACCGCCGCAGATCTGTACTGGATGTCCCGCTACCTGGAGCGCGCCGAGAACCTGGCGCGCATGCTGGAAGTCAGTTATTCGCTGTCGTTAATGCCCCAGGCCGGGCGCAGCGATGGCCTGGACGAACTGGCCATGTCGCTGCTCAGCAGCGGCACCCTGGACAGCTACCTGGAACGCCATGAAACCCTGGATGCCGAGCGCATGCTGCACTTCTTCGCCCTCGACGAAGAAAACCCCGCCAGCATCTACAACTGCCTGCGCGCCGCCCGTGGCAACGCCCACGCCGTGCGCGGGCGCATCACCGCCGACATGTGGGAAAACCTCAACGCCACCTGGCTGGAAATGCGCAGCATCGCCGCCGGCGGCCTGGCACGCCATGGCATCAGCCACTTCTGTGACTGGGTCAAGCAGCGTTCGCACCTGTTTCGCGGGGCCACATCCGGCACCATCATGCGTAACGACGCCTATCGGTTTATCCGCCTGGGCACCTTCGTCGAGCGCGCCGACAACACCTTGCGCCTGCTGGACGCACGCTACGAGATGTTCGGCGAAGAGTCGGAAGAAGTCAGCGACTTGTCGGCACGCGGCTATTACCAGTGGAGCGCCCTGCTCCGCGCGCTGTCGTCGTTCGAGGCGTATACGGAGCTGTATCCGAATGCGCTGAATGCGCGGTCGGTGTCGGAGTTGCTGTTATTACGCAGTGACGTGCCGCGTTCGTTGCACGCGTGCATCGAGGAACTGAGCCATATCCTCGCGGACCTGCCTGGCAGTTATGGGCGCACGGCGCAGCGTCTGGCGGCGGAGTTTGAGGCGCGGCTAAGGTATACGGGGATTGATGAGATATTGGAGGATGGGTTGCACAGTCGGTTGACGGAGTTTATTGAGACCGTGCGGGAGTTGGCGGGGGCGGTTCATAGTTCTTATTTGGAGGTGGTTTGA
- a CDS encoding circularly permuted type 2 ATP-grasp protein, producing the protein MARSFFDEMNDANGVCRAHYQDFSRWLANTPPELLAQRRREADLLFHRAGITFTLYGDEQDTERLIPFDIIPRSIPASEWSVIERGCIQRVNALNMFLADIYHDQRIIKAGIIPADQVLGNEGYQKAMVGLDLHRDIYSHISGVDLVRDGDGTYYVLEDNLRTPSGVSYMLEDRKMMMRLFPEVFAKQRIAPVDHYPNLLLKTLKSSSRLDNPNVVVLTPGRFNSAFFEHAFLAREMGVELVEGADLFVHDLKVFMRTTDGPKAVDVIYRRIDDAFLDPQAFNPESMLGVPGLVAAYCAGNVVLANAIGTGVADDKSIYPYVPAMIKFYLDEEPILQNVPTFQCRKPDELSHVLANLAELVVKETQGSGGYGMLVGPAATAAEIEDFRQRIKARPHAYIAQPTLSLSTCPTFVENGIAPRHIDLRPFVLSGKETRLVPGGLTRVALREGSLIVNSSQGGGTKDTWVVEG; encoded by the coding sequence ATGGCTCGATCTTTCTTCGATGAAATGAATGACGCAAACGGCGTGTGCCGTGCGCACTATCAGGACTTCTCCCGCTGGCTGGCCAACACGCCGCCGGAATTGCTGGCCCAGCGTCGCCGCGAAGCCGATTTGCTGTTCCATCGCGCGGGAATCACCTTCACCCTTTATGGCGACGAGCAGGACACCGAGCGCCTGATCCCCTTCGACATCATCCCCCGCAGCATCCCCGCCAGCGAATGGAGCGTGATCGAACGCGGCTGTATCCAGCGGGTCAATGCGCTGAACATGTTCCTCGCCGACATCTACCACGACCAGCGCATCATCAAGGCCGGGATCATTCCGGCCGACCAGGTGCTGGGCAATGAGGGTTACCAGAAGGCAATGGTCGGCCTGGACCTGCACCGCGATATTTATTCCCACATCTCGGGGGTGGACCTTGTACGCGACGGTGACGGCACCTACTACGTGCTCGAAGACAACCTGCGCACCCCCAGCGGCGTGAGCTACATGCTCGAAGACCGCAAGATGATGATGCGCCTGTTCCCCGAAGTGTTCGCCAAGCAGCGTATCGCGCCGGTGGACCACTACCCCAACCTGCTGCTCAAGACCCTCAAAAGTTCCAGCCGCCTGGACAACCCCAATGTGGTGGTGCTGACGCCCGGGCGCTTCAACAGCGCGTTCTTTGAACATGCGTTCCTGGCGCGGGAAATGGGCGTGGAACTGGTGGAAGGTGCCGACCTGTTCGTGCACGACCTCAAGGTGTTCATGCGCACCACCGACGGGCCCAAGGCCGTGGACGTGATCTACCGGCGCATCGACGATGCATTCCTCGACCCGCAGGCGTTCAACCCCGAATCCATGCTCGGCGTGCCAGGCCTGGTCGCGGCCTACTGCGCCGGCAATGTGGTGCTGGCCAATGCCATCGGCACCGGCGTGGCGGACGATAAATCGATCTATCCCTATGTGCCGGCGATGATCAAGTTTTACCTGGATGAAGAGCCGATCCTGCAAAACGTGCCGACCTTCCAATGCCGCAAGCCCGATGAACTGTCCCACGTACTGGCCAACCTGGCCGAACTGGTGGTCAAGGAAACCCAAGGCTCCGGCGGCTACGGCATGCTGGTCGGTCCGGCGGCCACGGCGGCCGAGATCGAAGATTTCCGCCAACGCATCAAAGCCCGCCCCCATGCGTATATCGCCCAACCGACCCTGAGCCTGTCCACCTGCCCGACCTTTGTCGAAAACGGCATCGCGCCCCGGCATATCGACCTGCGGCCCTTTGTGCTCTCGGGCAAGGAAACCCGCCTGGTGCCGGGAGGCCTGACGCGGGTGGCATTGCGTGAGGGCTCGTTGATCGTGAACTCGTCGCAAGGCGGCGGAACCAAGGACACCTGGGTGGTGGAGGGCTGA
- a CDS encoding cation:proton antiporter, with amino-acid sequence MTFILWMAVLGAVLLTLALTSSYLRWMPVTTSAVCLLLGVGIGPLGVDLLHLDIKQSARWMEHLTEVAVLFSLFVSGLKLRLPLGHRTWRIAFGMAGPVMLLTILGSCLALHYVFELSWGVSLLVGAILAPTDPVLAGLVQVNNAQDYDALRFGLSGEAGLNDGTAFPFVIFALVFMQHGGFDGDWLGGWALKNLLWAVPAGLLIGYWMGRGIGRTTLWLRVNNSDSTLSPNDYLTLALIALAYVVAEAVGGYGFLSVFAAGLGLRQAEFRSTGNSHTPSEHLALPVVGHLEVEPEHALQGDVSELAETQIAAGVMMGDMLSFGSLVERSMEVFLVTVLGIVLASHWDWRALPLAAFLFCVIRPVSVFAMPWGRLVDRQQRGLMGWFGIRGIGSIYYLFYALNHGLVGTSSAVAVNLTLSVIALSIVVHGLSTQPMLAWYERRAQAKAQS; translated from the coding sequence ATGACTTTTATTCTATGGATGGCCGTCCTCGGTGCAGTGCTGCTGACCCTTGCCCTCACCTCCTCTTACCTGCGCTGGATGCCGGTGACCACCTCGGCGGTGTGCCTGTTGCTGGGCGTGGGCATCGGCCCCCTCGGCGTGGACCTGCTGCACCTGGACATCAAGCAATCTGCGCGCTGGATGGAGCACCTCACGGAAGTCGCGGTGCTGTTTTCACTGTTCGTCAGCGGGCTCAAACTGCGCCTGCCCCTGGGCCATCGCACCTGGCGCATCGCGTTCGGCATGGCCGGGCCGGTCATGCTGTTGACCATCCTCGGCAGCTGCCTGGCGCTGCATTACGTGTTTGAACTGTCGTGGGGGGTGTCGCTGCTGGTGGGTGCCATTCTCGCGCCGACCGACCCGGTGCTGGCGGGGCTGGTGCAGGTCAATAATGCACAGGATTACGATGCGCTGCGCTTCGGTTTGTCCGGAGAAGCCGGGTTGAACGATGGCACGGCCTTTCCCTTTGTGATTTTTGCCTTGGTCTTCATGCAGCACGGCGGCTTTGACGGTGACTGGCTAGGCGGTTGGGCGTTGAAGAACCTGTTATGGGCGGTGCCGGCAGGGCTGTTGATCGGCTACTGGATGGGCCGGGGCATTGGCCGCACGACCCTGTGGCTACGCGTCAACAACAGTGATAGTACGCTCTCCCCCAATGACTACCTGACCCTCGCCCTGATCGCCCTGGCCTACGTGGTGGCCGAAGCGGTGGGGGGTTACGGCTTTCTGTCCGTATTCGCCGCCGGGCTCGGGCTGCGTCAGGCAGAGTTCAGGTCAACCGGCAACTCCCACACGCCCTCGGAGCATTTGGCGCTGCCGGTGGTGGGTCATCTTGAGGTGGAACCGGAGCACGCTCTGCAAGGGGATGTGAGCGAGTTGGCCGAGACCCAGATCGCCGCCGGCGTAATGATGGGCGACATGCTCTCGTTCGGCAGCCTGGTGGAGCGCTCGATGGAAGTGTTCCTGGTCACGGTGCTCGGCATCGTGCTGGCCAGTCATTGGGATTGGCGGGCATTGCCGTTGGCGGCGTTTCTGTTCTGCGTGATTCGACCGGTCAGTGTGTTTGCAATGCCCTGGGGTCGCCTGGTCGATCGCCAGCAGCGCGGGCTGATGGGCTGGTTCGGGATTCGCGGAATCGGCAGCATCTACTACCTGTTCTACGCGCTCAACCATGGCCTTGTCGGCACCAGCAGCGCGGTGGCGGTGAACCTGACGTTGTCAGTGATCGCCTTGAGCATCGTCGTTCATGGCTTGAGTACCCAGCCGATGCTCGCGTGGTATGAACGACGTGCCCAGGCGAAAGCTCAGTCCTGA
- a CDS encoding EAL domain-containing response regulator has product MASQPATLLIVDDEPQVRKLLETLLQHEGYQTLTAASGEEALQLVAKQPPDLILLDIMMPGMDGYEVASQLKGDAATASIPIIMLSALSESSARVSGLETGAEEFISKPVERVELWLRVRNLLRLKSHGDQLKRHSQLLEQQLRQHAGDSTRMNVHDLARQDLENALRQAVEHDEFTLHYQPKVALADGQICALEALLRWERPGYGAVSPAVFVPVLESLGLIVEVGRWVIRSVCQQIATWQRSAIGAVEVSVNVSGHQLIEGDLIADIARILTETGVEPHWLEVELTEGSLMENTQHTIASLQRLHAMGVKISIDDFGTGYSSLAYLRRFPIDTLKIDIAFIREVTSNPQDAAITRTIIELAHSLNLRVVAEGVETQAQLAFLKEAGCDQIQGYLFSRPLPTEDLERLLINRQ; this is encoded by the coding sequence ATGGCCAGCCAACCCGCAACGCTGTTGATCGTTGATGACGAACCCCAGGTTCGCAAGCTGCTGGAAACCCTGTTGCAACACGAGGGCTACCAGACCCTCACGGCGGCCAGCGGCGAAGAAGCCTTGCAACTGGTGGCCAAACAGCCGCCCGATCTGATCCTGCTGGACATCATGATGCCGGGCATGGACGGCTACGAAGTCGCCAGCCAGCTCAAGGGCGACGCAGCCACGGCGAGTATTCCGATCATCATGCTGTCGGCCCTCAGCGAGTCAAGTGCACGGGTCAGTGGCCTGGAAACCGGTGCCGAAGAGTTCATCAGCAAGCCGGTGGAACGGGTCGAGTTGTGGCTGCGGGTGCGCAACCTGCTGCGGCTCAAGAGCCATGGCGATCAACTCAAGCGCCATAGTCAGTTGCTTGAGCAGCAACTGCGCCAACATGCCGGTGACAGCACGCGCATGAACGTGCACGACCTGGCCCGCCAGGACCTGGAAAACGCCCTGCGCCAGGCCGTGGAGCACGATGAGTTCACCCTGCACTACCAGCCAAAAGTCGCTTTGGCCGACGGGCAGATCTGCGCCCTGGAGGCACTGCTGCGTTGGGAGCGCCCAGGCTACGGTGCGGTATCGCCGGCGGTGTTCGTGCCCGTCCTGGAAAGCCTGGGTTTGATCGTGGAGGTAGGGCGCTGGGTGATCCGCAGCGTGTGCCAGCAGATTGCGACGTGGCAGCGCAGCGCGATTGGCGCCGTCGAGGTGTCGGTGAACGTCTCCGGCCATCAGTTGATCGAGGGCGACCTGATTGCCGATATCGCGCGTATTCTCACTGAGACCGGCGTCGAACCCCATTGGCTGGAAGTGGAACTGACCGAAGGCTCGCTGATGGAGAATACCCAGCACACCATCGCCAGCCTGCAACGCCTGCACGCCATGGGCGTGAAGATCTCCATTGACGACTTCGGCACCGGCTATTCGAGCCTGGCCTACCTGCGACGCTTCCCCATCGACACGCTGAAGATCGACATTGCGTTTATCCGCGAGGTCACCAGCAACCCCCAGGATGCCGCGATCACCCGTACCATTATCGAGTTGGCCCATAGCCTGAACCTGCGGGTGGTGGCCGAAGGTGTGGAAACCCAGGCGCAATTGGCGTTCCTCAAGGAGGCCGGCTGCGATCAGATCCAGGGCTACCTGTTCAGCCGGCCGCTGCCTACTGAAGACCTGGAGCGCCTGCTGATCAATCGCCAATGA